A single region of the Lysinibacillus sp. B2A1 genome encodes:
- a CDS encoding endonuclease yields MFQTEDKNVIENRRIFVGGSDVPIILGLSKYKTPYELAKEKTGLVPTVFDSNEYTVYGQVIEPQIRDYINIINETNFKPDTVINKEQNIRGNCDGADYEESLLLEIKSHGKNPTMDVYKVQMQLYMNEFNLAAGWLALYERPENFDAEFDPERLKIEVVHRDEVQINEILQAIELFWHRCEALKQNPEMSEAEFYSITLEEKNEIAIVASEVEKFELQIQSYKEIESQYKAMKDKLYQLMMEHKVKSFETDRCTITLVLPTESTSIDTKALRESHPRIAKRFEKVTPKKGYTKVSVKKTKEAK; encoded by the coding sequence ATGTTTCAAACGGAAGATAAAAACGTCATTGAGAATCGCCGAATTTTTGTCGGTGGTTCGGATGTACCTATAATTTTAGGTTTAAGCAAATACAAAACACCATATGAGCTTGCAAAAGAAAAAACCGGTTTGGTACCTACAGTATTTGATTCAAATGAATATACAGTCTATGGCCAGGTAATTGAGCCTCAAATACGTGATTACATCAATATAATCAATGAAACAAATTTTAAACCGGATACGGTGATCAATAAAGAACAAAATATCCGTGGTAACTGTGATGGCGCAGATTATGAGGAATCCTTATTACTTGAAATTAAATCACATGGTAAAAATCCAACGATGGATGTATATAAAGTTCAAATGCAGCTGTATATGAATGAATTTAACCTTGCTGCAGGATGGTTAGCTTTATATGAACGTCCAGAAAACTTTGATGCTGAATTTGATCCTGAGCGATTAAAAATTGAAGTGGTCCATCGAGATGAAGTACAAATTAATGAAATTTTACAAGCTATCGAGCTGTTTTGGCATCGTTGTGAGGCATTAAAACAAAATCCTGAAATGTCTGAGGCTGAATTTTATTCTATTACCTTAGAAGAAAAAAATGAGATTGCTATTGTCGCCAGCGAAGTAGAGAAATTCGAACTTCAAATTCAATCATACAAAGAAATTGAATCCCAATATAAGGCTATGAAAGACAAGCTATATCAATTAATGATGGAGCACAAAGTGAAATCATTTGAAACGGATCGATGCACTATTACTTTGGTGCTTCCTACTGAATCCACATCAATAGATACAAAAGCTTTACGTGAATCACACCCACGTATTGCTAAAAGGTTTGAAAAAGTAACGCCTAAAAAGGGTTATACGAAAGTTTCTGTGAAAAAAACGAAGGAGGCTAAATAA